A single region of the Podospora pseudopauciseta strain CBS 411.78 chromosome 1, whole genome shotgun sequence genome encodes:
- a CDS encoding hypothetical protein (EggNog:ENOG503NX6Z; COG:H), whose protein sequence is MSTTTAPHKLYFGYGSNLWLDQMSRRCPSSPYLGIGRLRQHKWFINSRGYANIAHVPTPSPPSEVWGLTYALTPEDEEMLDINEGVPYAYEKRELTIEFWERDGDKQGKGEEREALVYIDFERDKGGFKPREEYIVRMNRGIDDALREGVPSSYVEGVLRGYIPAEEQDEEVEKLAERQAGGFKDESGVIPARVTAEAMGSGVDLVSNVKGVGEVLDGKEYMSGASSSKSRYAFRLRHQTPYLSWYQHSTQATHVYEMLNYLPKNTLQILEIGCGMGAVTDCLAQHIKSRNGHIDALDPAPDSYVCSLEQYVQDTENFYPSPWTLGDHQHAVSQRNPNTVTFHNADAIKFLDDGDDKDKKWDVAVFFHSVWYLDSVDVLKNTLEKLKGRVKRVFVVEHALRATNKYARSHVFAALAMAAVGEERQKKGVDTTGHVTFLGTPPKIKKAMEETGWALEKEAETVPDGELIDGVVDVTWARSTLFREQFNELGLQGTKKEGLVQALLNAATQELVLDDRRRMSRCGDDTIPHACAMDVWVANFVLEKEEEK, encoded by the exons atgTCGACAACAACCGCCCCCCACAAACTCTACTTTGGCTACGGCTCCAACCTCTGGCTGGACCAAATGTCCCGCcgctgcccctcctccccttacCTAGGGATAGGACGTCTCCGCCAGCACAAATGGTTCATCAACTCGCGCGGCTACGCCAACATCGCCCACGTCCCGACACCCTCGCCCCCTTCTGAAGTCTGGGGGTTGACCTACGCTCTCACACCCGAAGACGAAGAGATGCTGGATATCAACGAGGGAGTCCCCTACGCCTATGAGAAGAGGGAATTAACGATCGAGTTTTGGGAACGGGATGGGGACAAacagggaaagggggaggagagggaggcgttAGTTTACATTGACTTTGAGAGGGACAAGGGGGGGTTTAAACCGAGGGAGGAGTATATTGTTAGGATGAACAGGGGGATTGATGATGcgctgagggagggggtgccgAGCAGTTatgtggagggggtgttgagggggtaTATCCCTGCCGAGGAGCAAGACGAAGAGGTTGAGAAGCTTGCTGAACGGCAGGCGGGTGGGTTTAAAGATGAGAGCGGGGTTATACCGGCGAGGGTGACGGCTGAGGCGATGGGGTCGGGGGTTGATCTCGTCAGCAATGTGAAAGGCgttggggaggttttggatggGAAGGAATA TATGAGCGGTGCTTCGAGCTCTAAATCCAGATATGCATTCAGGCTCCGCCATCAGACTCCCTACCTCTCATGGTACCAGCACTCAACCCAAGCCACGCACGTCTACGAAATGCTTAACTACTTACCCAAGAACACACTCCAAATATTGGAAATAGGCTGCGGCATGGGCGCCGTCACGGACTGTTTAGCACAACACATCAAGTCTCGGAATGGTCACATTGACGCTCTCGATCCCGCACCTGACTCATATGTGTGCTCGCTGGAGCAGTACGTGCAAGATACCGAAAACTTCTACCCCTCTCCGTGGACTCTGGGTGATCATCAGCACGCCGTGTCTCAACGGAATCCCAACACGGTCACCTTCCACAATGCGGACGCGATCAAGTTCCTCGACGACGGAGacgacaaggacaagaagtGGGATGTAGCGGTGTTTTTCCATTCCGTCTGGTACTTGGACTCGGTGGACGTCCTGAAAAACACACTTGAGAagttgaaggggagggtgaagagggtttTTGTTGTCGAGCATGCGCTACGTGCCACGAACAAGTATGCACGGTCGCATGTGTTCGCCGCGCTTGCGATGGCTGCAGtcggggaggagaggcagaagaAGGGCGTGGACACCACGGGCCACGTGACGTTTTTGGGCACTCCTCCAAAGATAAAAAAGGCCATGGAGGAGACGGGGTGGGCGTTGGAAAAGGAGGCGGAGACGGTGCCGGATGGAGAGTTGATCGATGGAGTTGTCGATGTCACATGGGCTCGTTCAACCCTATTTAGGGAGCAGTTCAACGAGCTGGGACTGCAAGGCACCAAGAAGGAGGGTTTGGTGCAGGCTCTGCTGAACGCGGCTACTCAAGAGCTGGTTCTCGATGATAGGCGGAGGATGAGCCGGTGCGGTGATGACACTATTCCCCACGCCTGTGCAATGGATGTTTGGGTGGCGAATTTTGTGCTGgagaaagaggaagagaagtaG
- the MZM1 gene encoding Mitochondrial zinc maintenance protein 1, mitochondrial (EggNog:ENOG503P7DE; COG:C) yields the protein MAAIQSYRNLLRAARIAFEGDTRMLTGARESIRNAFRDKATLPPSDPSIEPALKHADEVAAFLKANVVQGIKQEDNTYKLRIHEHTERGDNESIKFANKNPRVGVKCCSEI from the exons ATGGCCGCCATCCAGTCCTACAGAAACCTCCTGCGCGCCGCGAGGATTGCCTTTGAAG GCGATACTCGAATGCTTACCGGTGCCCGCGAGTCGATTCGTAATGCCTTCCGGGACAAGgccaccctccctccctcggACCCCTCGATCGAACCCGCTTTGAAGCATGCCGACGAGGTTGCCGCTTTCTTGAAGGCCAACGTTGTACAGGGTATCAAGCAGGAGGATAACACATACA AGCTCCGGATTCACGAACACACTGAAAGAGGCGACAACGAGTCTATCAAGTTTGCAAACAAGAACCCAAGGGTTGGGGTCAAGTGCTGCTCTGAGATATag
- a CDS encoding hypothetical protein (EggNog:ENOG503PIJB) — MILSPSGSPGRGDRPVSDILDSPITRSPPPPPPPPPPPRKEFKAYGQDYQYAETWSNPLPEFIVHNPGTKNDDPGALEAGTAGVTGEIGATTRAGPRPESLDGTQDTSASMDYQGNISHHRPDTVGSKGSVMREAVWVPPYEKPWYRKLTHLQWLIATVTVLGILAVVLAILGAMGILTGTAGTQSTSGAGNSTSSGASTSSSTTSSSPARPSPTSQNLDNFCKDSGSFLKDVGIYSIQVDGTTNWEQGFDSATTAELCCNACFEASNCAGWLHTGIDFTPCTLFSLKEGIFDEAKDKDKCPRGQANEITFKEDNAKKGASAARGPCSNGFKFG, encoded by the exons ATGATCCTATCACCCTCAGGAAGTCCTGGCCGAGGAGACCGACCTGTCTCAGACATCTTAGACTCGCCCATAACCAgatcaccgccgccgccaccgccgccaccaccgccgcctcggAAAGAGTTCAAAGCCTACGGTCAAGACTACCAGTACGCCGAAACTTGGTCCAATCCGCTTCCAGAGTTTATCGTTCACAACCCTGGTACCAAGAACGACGACCCCGGTGCGCTAGAAGCAGGAACGGCCGGAGTTACGGGGGAAATTGGAGCAACGACCAGAGCGGGGCCAAGACCTGAGAGTCTCGACGGCACTCAAGATACCAGTGCCAGCATGGATTACCAGGGGAATATTTCGCATCATCGTCCCGACACTGTTGGGTCTAAGGGATCCGTCATGAGGGAAGCGGTCTGGGTACCGCCATACGAGAAACCCTGGTACAGAAAGCTCACCCACCTTCAATGGCTCATCGCCACCGTTACTGTTCTCGGCATCCTTGCGGTTGTTCTTGCGATTCTGGGAGCGATGGGTATTCTCACCGGGACAGC TGGTACTCAGTCGACCTCGGGCGCTGGCAACAGCACAAGCAGTGGCGcctcaacatcatcttcaacaacatcatcatcaccagctcGACCAAGCCCAACA TCACAGAATCTCGACAACTTTTGCAAAGACTCGGGTTCGTTTCTCAAAGACGTCGGCATCTACAGCATCCAAGTCGATGGTACGACGAACTGGGAGCAAGGATTTGATTCGGCCACCACGGCGGAACTCTGCTGCAATGCTTGCTTCGAAGCTTCGAATTGTGCCGGCTGGTTACATACCGGCATCGACTTCACACCCTGCACGCTTTTTTCTCTCAAGGAGGGCATTTTCGACGAGGCAAAGGATAAGGACAAGTGCCCGAGGGGTCAGGCGAACGAGATCACTTTTAAGGAGGATAACGCGAAGAAGGGTGCCTCTGCGGCAAGGGGACCTTGTAGCAACGGTTTCAAGTTCGGCTAG
- a CDS encoding hypothetical protein (EggNog:ENOG503P10K; COG:Q), with protein sequence MAPSAYNKLQNKHVLILGGSSGHGYAVADGSLASGAKVTISSSSQTKVDAAVSRLKSDYPSQTDTIVGFPADLSNPITVEDDLDVLFKKAESTHVASRYLPKENTSSITITSGSVTKKPAKGRTLMSYYGGGLSTLAKALAVDLAPIRANVVQPGYVETGLWTEEQKASTAKAVAKSTLTGVPAKGEDVVEAYLWLMKDSNVTGATAETDSGGLLA encoded by the exons ATGGCCCCTTCTGCTTACAACAAGCTCCAGAACAAGCATGTTCTCATCCTTGGAGGAAGTTCAGGGCATGGTTATGCCGTGGCAGATGGCTCTCTCGCTTCTGGAGCCAAGGTCACcatttcctcctcttctcagACCAAAGTTGATGCTGCCGTTTCTCGTCTGAAATCAGACTACCCCTCCCAAACAGACACGATTGTCGGCTTCCCCGCTgacctctccaacccaatCACGGTGGAAGACGACCTTGATGTCCTGTTCAAGAAAGCCGAGTCTACCCACG TCGCATCTCGATACCTGCCCAAGGAGAACACTtccagcatcaccatcaccagcggGTCTGTGACAAAGAAGCCGGCGAAAGGGCGGACCCTGATGAGTTATTATGGCGGCGGACTCTCCACTTTGGCCAAAGCGCTCGCTGTTGATCTCGCGCCGATCAGGGCGAACGTGGTTCAACCTGGCTATGTCGAGACAGGACTCTGGACGGAAGAGCAGAAGGCATCCACGGCCAAAGCTGTCGCCAAATCAACGCTCACGGGGGTGCCCGCTAAGGGCGAAGATGTTGTGGAGGCGTATctgtggttgatgaaggaCAGCAACGTGACTGGAGCAACGGCGGAGACGGATTCTGGTGGGCTGTTGGCTTAA
- a CDS encoding hypothetical protein (EggNog:ENOG503NYEE; COG:E; COG:G) has protein sequence MSENNNDNNATIHTAVEPVMAKTDGTGDYGTTAHATTTRISVEGHTTDSDSESAAVAAGLKHLENQEVKWYSYLLTVDFWAIIALGQILALCITGSNTFTSFLSSVNTIIPAFQTLFNYALLTIVYLPYTIYKHGWAKYRSILWRDGWKYFILSFFDVQGNYFTVLAYEYTNILSAQLLNFWAIVCVVILSFFFLKVRYRPVQIAGILICCGGMGVLLASDHINGTNGGNGKDMIKGDLFGLLGATLYGITNVYEEWFVSKRPMYEVLSFLGIFGVCINGVQAAIFDRSSFAGATWNGDVAGWLVGYTFCLFIFYSLVPLILRMGSAAIFDVNLLTANFWGVIIGTRVFGYTIHWMYPIAFVLIIFGMVVYFLAGTILGDSKKPWLGDNQKDGVAGLGTAKLKALNEARRKGLAREEVAGEA, from the coding sequence ATGTCTGagaacaacaacgacaacaacgccACCATTCACACGGCCGTCGAGCCTGTCATGGCCAAGACAGACGGCACCGGTGACTACGGGACAACCGCccatgccaccaccaccagaatcAGTGTCGAGGGCCACACAACTGATAGCGACTCCGAGTCCGCCGCCGTGGCCGCTGGCCTCAAGCACCTCGAAAACCAGGAGGTCAAGTGGTACTCCTACCTCTTGACCGTCGACTTCTGGGCCATCATCGCTCTGGGTCAAATCCTGGCGCTGTGCATCACCGGCTCCAACACCTTCACCTCGTTCCTGAGCTCcgtcaacaccatcatccccgcCTTCCAGACCCTCTTCAACTACGCCCTGCTGACAATTGTCTACCTCCCATACACCATCTACAAGCATGGCTGGGCCAAATACCGCTCCATCCTGTGGCGCGACGGCTGGAAGTACTTCATCCTGTCGTTCTTTGACGTCCAGGGAAATTACTTCACTGTTTTGGCATACGAGTACACCAATATCCTGTCTGCCCAGCTCCTCAACTTCTGGGCCATCGTCTGCGTGGTCATCCTGTCATTTTTCTTCCTCAAGGTCAGATACAGACCCGTTCAAATCGCCGGTATCCTCATCTGCTGCGGCGGCATGGGtgtcctcctcgccagcgATCACATCAACGGCACCAACGGCGGCAACGGCAAGGACATGATCAAGGGCGATCTTTTTGGTCTGCTGGGGGCGACGCTCTACGGCATTACGAATGTCTACGAGGAGTGGTTTGTTTCCAAAAGGCCAATGTACGAGGTTCTTTCGTTCCTGGGCATTTTCGGGGTGTGCATCAACGGGGTGCAGGCGGCTATTTTTGATCGGAGTAGCTTTGCGGGCGCGACGTGGAACGGGGATGTggcggggtggttggtgggttaTACGTTTTGCTTGTTCATTTTCTACTCGCTCGTTCCGCTGATCTTGCGGATGGGGAGTGCGGCGATTTTTGATGTGAACCTGCTGACGGCCAACTTTTGGGGTGTGATTATCGGGACGAGGGTGTTTGGGTATACCATTCACTGGATGTACCCGATTGCGTTTGTGTTGATCATctttgggatggtggtgtacTTTTTGGCGGGGACGATTTTGGGGGATTCGAAGAAACCGTGGTTGGGGGATAACCAGAAGGATGGcgtggctgggctggggacAGCCAAGTTGAAGGCGTTGAatgaggcgaggaggaaggggttggcgagggaggaggttgctggggAGGCTTAG
- a CDS encoding hypothetical protein (COG:S; EggNog:ENOG503Q4TH), with protein sequence MQGRGRLPRLAFLSQCHRSLYASLSVNKNRLAAISNITSISHHNLPTYHFQICSFRVSAYRMSTPPPPTQLLFHHDASLATHTTTLLTITPFSSLPAPDQSLFKSPPPTNAFVLTFPSTIFHPQGGGQPSDEGHITLTSPPSVAFSVISARHSITNPSQVLHLGFFAPSVPPPDERPLFTPGDQITQTINANLRNYHSRLHTAGHVLGSAVRHLLESQIEDFDELKASHFPDSAACEFMGLIDSKWKEPIQEKVNEFLAAKMPVEVEWWDEEDFRREGLERLIPRGKDGEVVKPENTDGGRWRVVRIVGAEVYPCGGTHVERTDLCGEVRVRKVGRGKGRSRVGYGVVPGLEG encoded by the exons ATGCAAGGGCGTGGTAGACTGCCTAGACTTGCTTTCTTATCTCAATGCCACAGGTCCCTGTACGCATCGCTTTCAGTGAATAAAAACCGGCTTGCAGCCATCTCAAATATTACATCAATATCTCATCACAACTTACCCACCTACCACTTCCAAATCTGCTCTTTCAGGGTATCAGCCTACAGAATG tccaccccaccaccaccaacccagctcctcttccaccacgaCGCCTCCCTCGCAACCCAcacaacaaccctcctcaccatcacccccttttcctcccttccCGCCCCTGACCAATCCCTCTtcaaatcccccccccccaccaacgcCTTCgtcctcaccttcccctcAACAATCTTCCACCCGCAGGGAGGTGGCCAGCCCTCAGACGAAGGCCACAtaaccctcacctcccccccctcggTAGCCTTCTCCGTCATCTCCGCCCGCCATTcaatcaccaacccctcacaAGTCCTCCACCTAGGCTTTTTTGCCCCTTCTGTCCCCCCACCTGATGAACGGCCACTATTCACCCCAGGAGACCAAATCACCCAAACGATCAACGCCAACCTAAGAAACTACCACTCCCGCCTCCACACAGCCGGTCACGTCCTCGGCTCCGCAGTCCGGCACCTCCTCGAGTCCCAAATCGAAGACTTTGACGAGCTAAAGGCTTCCCATTTCCCGGACTCGGCAGCGTGTGAGTTTATGGGGTTGATAGACTCTAAATGGAAGGAGCCGATCCAGGAGAAAGTCAATGAGTTTTTGGCCGCGAAGATGCCGGTTGAGGTTGAGTggtgggatgaggaggatttcagacgggaggggttggagaggttgataCCCCGGgggaaggatggggaggtggtaaAGCCGGAGAACACGgacggggggaggtggagggttgtGAGGATTGTTGGGGCGGAGGTGTATCCCTGTGGGGGGACTCATGTGGAAAGGACGGACCTGTgcggggaggtgagggtgaggaaggtggggagggggaaggggcgTTCGAGGGTTGGGTATGGGGTTGTtccggggttggaggggtga
- the SLT11 gene encoding Pre-mRNA-splicing factor slt11 (COG:A; BUSCO:EOG09263BDA; EggNog:ENOG503NTXR) has translation MPPQIKQDLNRSGWESTDFPSVCENCLPTNPYVKMLKEDYGAECKLCTRPFTVFSWSGEGRAHGRKKRTNICLTCARLKNACQCCIMDLQFGLPIVIRDKALELIAPGPQSEINREYFAQNNEQAIQEGRAGIEAYEKTDEKARELLRRLAQSKPYFRKGKELDSEGNAVSGGPSGSGSATGGNPAVGAGLGGAGPIRTRDSRAAAAVGARPGGGKRGPIPANAPPPGPRDWMPPSDPTIMSLFVTGIEDDLPEYKIRDFFKSFGKIKSLVVSHMTHCAFVNYESREGAEQAAIECKGRAVIAGCPLRIRWSVPKAIGNMNREERGQMLRDGRSAFPEAKRKANPKAIEGGSGQEQGSSAHGQEQGGLLVAPPPGQDDVQYASLAGN, from the coding sequence ATGCCACCACAAATCAAACAAGACCTGAACCGTTCTGGTTGGGAGTCCACCGACTTCCCCTCCGTGTGCGAAAACTGCCTGCCTACAAATCCCTACGTAAAGATGCTCAAAGAAGACTACGGCGCCGAATGCAAACTCTGTACGAGACCGTTCACCGTCTTCAGCTGGTCCGGCGAGGGCCGCGCCCACGGTCGCAAGAAGCGCACCAACATCTGCCTGACGTGCGCCCGCCTCAAAAACGCTTGCCAATGCTGCATCATGGACTTACAGTTTGGCCTACCTATCGTCATCAGAGATAAGGCACTCGAGCTCATCGCGCCGGGGCCCCAGAGCGAGATCAACAGGGAATATTTTGCGCAAAACAACGAGCAGGCCATCCAGGAAGGGAGAGCAGGGATCGAGGCATACGAGAAGACTGATGAGAAAGCGAGAgagctgctgaggaggctAGCACAGAGCAAGCCCTACTTCAGGAAAGGGAAAGAGTTGGATTCGGAGGGCAACGCAGTGTCCGGGGGGCCTTCGGGGAGCGGGAGCGCGACGGGTGGAAATCCGGCCGTTGGAGCCGGGCTTGGCGGTGCTGGACCGATCCGAACACGAGATTCAAGAGCGGCAGCTGCCGTGGGAGCGAGACCAGGaggtgggaagaggggacCAATCCCTGCGAATGCCCCTCCACCTGGGCCCAGGGACTGGATGCCGCCTTCGGATCCGACCATCATGTCGCTCTTCGTCACCGGGATTGAGGACGACCTTCCCGAATACAAGATTCGGGACTTTTTTAAGTCCTTCGGAAAGATCAAATCCCTGGTGGTGTCGCATATGACCCACTGCGCTTTTGTCAACTACGAGTCTCGCGAAGGAGCCGAGCAAGCAGCGATTGAGTGTAAGGGGCGCGCGGTGATTGCCGGCTGTCCTCTTCGAATCCGATGGAGCGTCCCGAAGGCTATTGGAAATATGAACAGGGAGGAGCGTGGACAGATGCTGCGCGATGGGCGATCTGCCTTCCCTGAGGCCAAGAGGAAGGCCAACCCAAAAGCTATTGAAGGAGGAAGTGGTCAAGAGCAGGGTTCCTCTGCTCATGGTCAAGAACAGGGTGGACTGCTTGTTGCGCCACCTCCAGGACAGGATGATGTTCAATATGCTAGTCTCGCTGGTAACTAG
- the PDB1 gene encoding pyruvate dehydrogenase E1, beta subunit (COG:C; EggNog:ENOG503NU6T) — MSRYLRPAARLAATARTSALRPATASPFLSRAAVIPGVQRRTYADASGVKEYTVRDALNEALAEELEQNDKVFILGEEVAQYNGAYKVTKNLLDRFGEKRVIDTPITESGFAGLAIGAALSGLHPVCEFMTWNFAMQAIDQIVNSAAKTLYMSGGIQPCNITFRGPNGFAAGVGAQHSQDFSAWYGSIPGLKVVSPWSAEDAKGLLKAAIRDPNPVVVLENELMYGQSFPMSAEAQKDDFVIPFGKAKIERSGKDLTLVTLSRCVGQSLVAAENLKKKYGVDVEVINLRSIKPLDIETIIKSLKKTHRLMAVESGFPAFGVSAEILALTMEYGFDYLDAPAARVTGADVPTPYAQGLEEMSFPTEGTIEQQAVKLLRL; from the exons ATGTCGCGTTATCTCCGACCAGCGGCTCGCCTTGCTGCCACGGCGAGGACCTCCGCCCTCCGTCCGGCCACCGCATCGCCATTCCTCTCCAGGGCCGCCGTCATCCCCGGCGTACAAAGACGGACATATGCCGACGCCTCCGGCGTCAAGGAGTACACAGTCCGCGATGCCCTGAACGAGGCGCTTGCCGAGGAGCTCGAGCAGAACGACAAGGTCTTCATcctgggcgaggaggttgccCAGTATAATGGCGCATACAAGGTCACCAAGAACCTCCTGGACCGCTTCGGCGAGAAGCGTGTCATCGACACACCCATCACCGAGTCCGGCTTCGCCGGTCTGGCCATCGGTGCCGCCCTGAGCGGTCTGCACCCAGTT TGCGAGTTCATGACCTGGAACTTCGCCATGCAGGCCATCGACCAAATCGTCAACTCGGCCGCCAAGACCCTCTACATGTCGGGCGGCATCCAGCCCTGCAACATCACCTTCCGCGGACCCAACGGTTTTGCCGCCGGCGTCGGCGCCCAGCACTCCCAGGACTTCTCTGCTTGGTATGGCTCCATCCCCGGCCTCAAGGTCGTCTCCCCCTGGTCCGCCGAAGACGCCAAGGGCCTCCTCAAAGCTGCCATCCGcgaccccaaccccgtcgtcgtcctcgagAACGAGCTCATGTACGGCCAGTCCTTCCCCATGTCGGCCGAGGCTCAAAAGGACGACTTTGTTATCCCCTTTGGCAAGGCCAAGATTGAGCGCTCCGGCAAGGATTTGACTCTGGTCACCCTCTCCCGCTGCGTCGGGCAGTCCCTTGTTGCGGCTGAGAACCTCAAGAAGAAGTacggtgttgatgtcgaggttATCAACCTCCGGTCGATCAAGCCTCTTGATATTGAGACGATCATCAAGTCGCTCAAGAAGACGCACCGTCTGATGGCCGTCGAGTCTGGCTTCCCTGCTTTTGGCGTCAGTGCTGAGATTTTGGCGTTGACGATGGAGTATGGATTTGACTACTTGGACGCCCCCGCCGCCAGAGTCACTGGTGCTGATGTGCCCACGCCGTATGCCCAGGGCCTGGAGGAGATGAGTTTCCCTACTGAGGGGACGATTGAGCAGCAGGCCGTTAAGCTTCTTCGCCTTTAA
- the ERG6_1 gene encoding Delta(24)-sterol C-methyltransferase (COG:H; EggNog:ENOG503NTY3) translates to MVSANQIALEKEDHKRDAEFMKAMHGKSTEAKGGFAAMLSKDTEANKVAVDEYFKHFDNKTAENETDADREARTKEYATLTRHYYNLATDLYEYGWGQSFHFCRYSLGESFYQAIARHEHYLAMKIGIQAGDKVLDVGCGIGGPAREIAKFTDCHITGLNNNDYQIERATRYAVKEGLSGQLKYVKGDFMQMSFPDNSFDAVYAIEATVHAPKLVGVYSEIYRVLKPGGKFGVYEWLMTDKYDNNNLEHRDIRLAIEEGDGISNMVTISEGIQAMKDAGFNLLHHEDLAKRDDPIPWYWGIAGETKYMQSYFDLFTVLRMTKAGRRAVHVFTGFLEMVGLAPKGTKKTADALAKGADGLVAGAKKDLFTPMYLMIGQKPLN, encoded by the exons ATGGTTTCCGCCAACCAAATCGCCCTCGAGAAGGAGGACCACAAGCGCGATGCCGAGTTCATGAAGGCCATGCACGGCAAGTCCACCGAGGCCAAGGGTGGTTTCGCTGCCATGCTTTCCAAGGACACCGAGGCCAATAAGGTCGCCGTTGACGAGTACTTCAAGCACTTCGACAACAAGACCGCTGAGAACGAGACTGACGCCGACAGAGAA GCCCGCACCAAGGAGTACGCGACTTTGACGAGACACTACTACAACCTGGCCACCGATTTGTATGAGTATGGCTGGGGCCAGTCCTTCCACTTCTGCCGCTACTCTCTCGGCGAGAGCTTCTACCAGGCCATTGCTCGTCACGAGCACTACCTCGCCATGAAGATCGGCATCCAGGCCGGTGACAAGGTTCTGGATGTTGGTTGCGGTATTGGTGGTCCCGCCAGAGAGATCGCCAAGTTTACCGACTGCCACATTACCggtctcaacaacaacgactACCAGATTGAGCGCGCCACCCGGTACGCCGTCAAGGAGGGGCTCTCTGGCCAGCTCAAATATGTCAAGGGTGATTTCATG CAAATGTCTTTCCCTGACAACTCCTTCGATGCCGTTTACGCTATCGAGGCCACCGTCCACGCCCCCAAGCTTGTTGGCGTCTATAGCGAAATCTACAGAGTGCTCAAGCCCGGCGGCAAGTTCGGTGTGTACGAGTGGTTGATGACCGACAAgtacgacaacaacaacctcgagCACAGGGATATCCGTCTCGCCAtcgaggagggtgacggtATCTCCAACATGGTCACCATCTCCGAGGGCATCCAGGCCATGAAGGATGCTggcttcaacctcctccaccacgaGGATCTTGCCAAGCGTGACGACCCTATCCCATGGTACTGGGGTATTGCTGGTGAGACCAAGTACATGCAGTCGTACTTTGATCTCTTCACCGTCCTCCGCATGACCAAGGCCGGTCGCCGTGCCGTGCACGTCTTCACCGGCTTCTTGGAGATGGTCGGTCTTGCGCCCAAGGGTACCAAGAAGACGGCCGATGCCCTCGCCAAGGGTGCCGATGGTCTCGTCGCCGGTGCCAAGAAGGACCTCTTCACCCCAATGTACCTCATGATCGGCCAGAAGCCCCTCAACTAA